Proteins from a genomic interval of Actinoalloteichus hymeniacidonis:
- a CDS encoding MGH1-like glycoside hydrolase domain-containing protein: protein MVAGWRAGTASAMALALFGAGIVGLPATAVEDAATSMYPEVGAGTDFVDQTAKLDGLVEPEWYAANIPFVDLPDTEIEDTYYYRWRVFKEALKYTGPEDGWIVSEFLGPVGYSAPGGGIVAAAGHHVYEGRWLRDHRYLDDYLDFWLRGSGSGPKPATEFLNPNTDFWSHQYSYWAADAMVARASVDGRWDFAQDRLPELQTQWERWETQFDDELGLYWQVPVWDAMEYTAGSYQSDDPYHGGAGFRPTINAYQYGDALAIAELLRSRGDARDVRDARRYERLARQLRTNQERLLWDDEDGFYKHLMRADEGEEHRLIGDREQIGFVPWYFHMPGPENSLAWAQLVDPDGFAAPFGPTTVERRSPWYLHEAENGCCRWSGPSWPYATSQTLTAMANLLIDYPSQSWVDAGDYYDALRGYALTQRRDGRPYVAEAHHPEEDRWLYDSPGHSEDYNHSTFNDLVLSGLIGIRPAAGDTLRIAPLAPRSWDHFAAENVPYQGHELTVLWDRDGSEYGAGAGLSVFLDGEVVHRQDTLDPVEVAVPAAQRAELDTLVDDFVNIDGAGHPRATATYSWADDLPEQAIDGQDFHLDVPSTRWTNYRSPHSADWLTIEVAEPTEIGDVRISFYDDGGGVRTPDELTVEYRTTTGEWVEVPGATLIPARPEPGRLQRVVIDPPLRTEALRINPTRTDGGAVGITSVQSWRPARDDQVGKTPGMSG from the coding sequence ATGGTCGCCGGATGGCGTGCCGGTACGGCATCGGCAATGGCGTTGGCCCTGTTCGGTGCCGGAATCGTCGGGTTACCGGCGACCGCGGTCGAGGACGCCGCGACGTCGATGTACCCGGAGGTCGGTGCGGGCACCGATTTCGTGGATCAGACGGCGAAACTCGATGGCCTGGTGGAACCCGAGTGGTACGCCGCGAACATCCCGTTCGTCGATCTACCGGACACCGAGATCGAGGACACCTACTACTACCGCTGGCGGGTGTTCAAGGAAGCACTGAAATACACCGGTCCCGAGGACGGTTGGATCGTCTCCGAGTTCCTCGGCCCGGTCGGCTACTCCGCTCCCGGCGGTGGGATCGTTGCCGCCGCCGGACACCATGTCTACGAGGGGCGTTGGCTGCGTGACCATCGCTATCTCGACGATTACCTCGATTTCTGGCTGCGGGGTAGCGGTTCGGGACCCAAACCCGCGACCGAATTCCTGAATCCGAACACCGATTTCTGGAGCCATCAGTATTCCTACTGGGCGGCCGACGCGATGGTCGCCAGAGCCTCGGTGGACGGCCGATGGGATTTCGCCCAGGACCGGCTGCCCGAGTTGCAGACCCAGTGGGAGCGGTGGGAGACGCAGTTCGACGACGAACTCGGGCTGTACTGGCAGGTCCCGGTCTGGGATGCGATGGAGTACACCGCCGGCTCCTACCAGAGCGACGACCCCTACCACGGCGGCGCGGGATTCCGGCCGACCATCAACGCATACCAGTACGGCGACGCGCTGGCGATCGCGGAACTGCTTCGCAGCCGGGGCGATGCGCGCGACGTCCGGGACGCGCGACGCTACGAGCGGCTGGCCCGACAACTGCGCACCAACCAGGAACGGCTGCTCTGGGATGACGAGGACGGCTTCTACAAGCATCTGATGCGCGCGGACGAGGGCGAGGAGCATCGGCTCATCGGGGACCGGGAACAGATCGGCTTCGTCCCCTGGTACTTCCACATGCCTGGGCCGGAGAACTCGCTGGCCTGGGCACAACTCGTCGACCCCGACGGGTTCGCCGCGCCCTTCGGCCCGACGACCGTAGAGCGACGCAGCCCGTGGTACCTGCACGAGGCCGAGAACGGCTGTTGTCGCTGGTCGGGGCCGAGTTGGCCCTATGCCACGAGCCAGACCCTCACCGCGATGGCCAACCTGCTGATCGACTATCCATCCCAGTCCTGGGTGGACGCGGGCGACTACTACGACGCGCTGCGCGGTTACGCACTGACCCAACGCCGCGACGGCAGGCCCTACGTGGCCGAGGCGCACCACCCCGAGGAGGACCGGTGGCTGTACGACTCGCCGGGACACAGCGAGGACTACAACCACTCCACCTTCAACGACCTGGTGCTCTCCGGGCTGATCGGCATCCGGCCCGCCGCCGGTGACACGCTGCGCATCGCACCACTCGCGCCCAGAAGCTGGGACCACTTCGCTGCGGAGAACGTTCCCTATCAGGGCCACGAACTGACGGTGTTGTGGGACCGGGACGGCTCCGAGTACGGCGCAGGGGCCGGCCTGAGCGTCTTCCTGGACGGCGAGGTCGTGCATCGTCAGGACACCCTCGACCCGGTCGAGGTAGCGGTCCCGGCCGCGCAGCGGGCCGAGTTGGACACCCTCGTCGACGACTTCGTCAACATCGACGGCGCCGGCCATCCCCGGGCCACCGCCACCTACTCCTGGGCCGACGACCTGCCCGAGCAGGCCATCGACGGGCAGGATTTCCACCTCGACGTTCCCAGCACCCGCTGGACCAACTACCGCAGTCCCCATTCGGCCGACTGGCTCACCATCGAGGTGGCGGAACCGACCGAGATCGGCGATGTCCGAATCTCGTTCTACGACGACGGCGGCGGAGTACGTACCCCGGACGAACTCACGGTGGAATACCGGACGACGACGGGGGAGTGGGTCGAGGTGCCGGGGGCGACGTTGATTCCCGCGCGACCGGAGCCGGGCAGATTGCAACGGGTGGTGATCGACCCGCCATTGCGCACCGAGGCACTGCGAATCAATCCGACCAGAACGGACGGCGGGGCCGTGGGCATCACCTCGGTGCAGTCGTGGCGGCCGGCCCGAGACGATCAAGTCGGCAAAACGCCCGGAATGTCTGGCTGA
- a CDS encoding LamG-like jellyroll fold domain-containing protein → MISSIPPNRRRRRRRLATPGALFLSALLATAFVSPVASAQESEGWEMAEPRMTTPWTHEVSPDNALPEYPRPQLTRRDWENLNGVWEFAAAAEGEQPPFGQTLDERILVPYPTESALSGIERHEDRMWYRRTFEVPNGWRVGSSNALKLHFGAVDYDAVVYVNGQEVVTHRGGFGAFSADVTDALTADGPQEIVVGVEDLTDATWQPVGKQRLVPDEGIFYEGASGIWQTVWMEPVPVGHVETLDMVPDLDSSTLGLTVQTGGDVEGLTVEATVLDGSRRVSRTQGAAGEPIDLPVPDTKTWSPDSPFLYDLEVVLKDGNRPVDRVSSYFGMREIGMAEGEDGRLRMTLNGEILFHMSTLDQGYWPDGIYTAPTDEALAFDLEQHKVLGFNTVRKHIKTEPDRWYYHADRLGLLVWQDMPSMRTGGRPPAEAGEQFEVELEELVEQKKNWTSIIGWVPFNEGWGEWDRDATGRIADEVKAQDPTRLVNAHSGVNCCDSLGDSGRGDVIDWHAYVGPALPTPDATRVSMDGEHGGFGLEVEGHMWFGDGHAYEMTPDKETLTRRYVENQQDVLEGAASCAISGAIYTQITDVEHEVNGFFTYDRQVEKMDFAQVRAINEEIIRSADGTGTGGGEPNPGTPGLDGVNAYKFDEGSGDTVADAIGDANATLTGAEWTEGVEGGAVAFSGAGQADTGSSLIDTSGSYSVSAWVKLDEADGGFQTVVSQDSGRDSAFFLQYSGVDQAWAMSFSGLRAAGSEPVEPGRWYHLTGVRDVQAGTLDLYVDGVKAASQNACSAPESTGNTVIGRAEYGGQQVDHLRGAVDDARVFDRALSESEVAELAATAAVGTEEKR, encoded by the coding sequence GTGATCTCTTCCATCCCACCGAACCGACGGCGTAGACGCCGACGTCTCGCCACGCCCGGAGCGCTGTTTCTGTCCGCCCTGCTGGCGACGGCCTTCGTCTCTCCCGTCGCATCGGCCCAGGAATCCGAGGGCTGGGAGATGGCAGAACCCCGAATGACCACCCCGTGGACCCATGAGGTGTCGCCGGACAACGCGCTGCCGGAGTACCCGAGGCCGCAGCTCACCAGGCGGGACTGGGAGAACCTCAACGGAGTGTGGGAGTTCGCCGCCGCCGCTGAGGGCGAACAACCGCCCTTCGGGCAGACGCTGGACGAGCGGATCCTGGTGCCCTACCCGACCGAGTCGGCGCTCTCCGGGATCGAGCGACACGAGGACCGCATGTGGTATCGGCGCACCTTCGAGGTGCCCAACGGCTGGCGGGTCGGCTCCTCGAACGCGCTGAAGCTCCACTTCGGCGCGGTGGACTACGACGCGGTCGTCTACGTCAACGGCCAAGAGGTCGTCACGCACCGGGGCGGCTTCGGCGCCTTCTCCGCCGATGTCACCGACGCGTTGACCGCCGACGGTCCACAGGAGATCGTCGTCGGGGTCGAGGACCTCACCGACGCGACCTGGCAGCCCGTCGGCAAGCAGCGCCTGGTTCCGGACGAGGGCATCTTCTACGAGGGCGCCTCGGGAATCTGGCAGACCGTCTGGATGGAGCCCGTCCCGGTCGGCCACGTCGAGACGCTCGACATGGTCCCCGACCTCGACTCGTCCACGCTCGGCCTCACCGTGCAGACCGGCGGTGACGTCGAAGGGCTCACCGTCGAGGCGACCGTGCTCGACGGCAGCCGCCGGGTCAGCCGCACCCAGGGCGCGGCGGGCGAACCGATCGACCTCCCGGTACCCGACACCAAGACGTGGTCCCCGGACTCGCCGTTCCTCTACGACCTCGAGGTGGTCCTCAAGGACGGCAACCGCCCGGTCGACCGGGTGTCCTCCTACTTCGGCATGCGTGAGATCGGCATGGCCGAGGGCGAGGACGGTCGACTGAGGATGACCCTCAACGGCGAGATCCTCTTCCACATGTCCACCCTGGACCAGGGGTACTGGCCGGACGGCATCTACACCGCGCCCACCGACGAGGCGCTGGCCTTCGACCTCGAACAGCACAAGGTCCTCGGCTTCAACACCGTCCGCAAGCACATCAAGACCGAACCCGACCGCTGGTACTACCACGCCGACCGGCTGGGCCTGCTCGTGTGGCAGGACATGCCGTCGATGCGGACCGGCGGTAGGCCGCCCGCCGAGGCAGGCGAGCAGTTCGAGGTCGAACTGGAAGAACTGGTCGAGCAGAAGAAGAACTGGACCTCCATCATCGGCTGGGTTCCGTTCAACGAGGGCTGGGGCGAATGGGACCGGGACGCCACCGGCCGGATCGCCGACGAGGTCAAGGCCCAGGACCCGACCCGGCTGGTCAACGCCCACAGTGGCGTGAACTGCTGTGACTCGCTGGGCGACTCCGGTCGCGGCGACGTCATCGACTGGCACGCCTACGTCGGCCCCGCCCTGCCGACCCCGGACGCGACCCGGGTGTCCATGGACGGCGAGCACGGGGGCTTCGGCCTCGAGGTCGAGGGCCACATGTGGTTCGGCGACGGCCACGCCTACGAGATGACCCCGGACAAGGAGACCCTCACCCGGCGGTACGTCGAGAACCAGCAGGATGTTCTCGAAGGAGCGGCCAGTTGTGCGATCAGCGGCGCGATCTACACCCAGATCACCGATGTCGAACACGAGGTCAACGGGTTCTTCACCTATGACCGCCAGGTGGAGAAGATGGACTTCGCCCAGGTGCGGGCCATCAACGAGGAGATCATCCGTTCCGCGGACGGCACCGGCACCGGGGGCGGCGAGCCGAACCCCGGCACGCCGGGACTGGACGGCGTCAACGCCTACAAGTTCGACGAGGGCAGCGGGGACACCGTCGCCGACGCCATCGGCGACGCGAACGCGACGCTGACGGGCGCCGAGTGGACCGAGGGCGTCGAGGGTGGTGCGGTGGCGTTCTCGGGCGCGGGCCAAGCCGACACCGGCTCCTCGCTGATCGACACCTCCGGTAGCTACAGCGTGTCCGCCTGGGTGAAGTTGGACGAGGCCGACGGTGGATTCCAGACCGTCGTCAGCCAGGACAGCGGCCGCGACAGCGCCTTCTTCCTCCAGTACTCCGGAGTGGACCAGGCGTGGGCGATGAGCTTCAGCGGTCTACGCGCCGCCGGGTCCGAGCCGGTCGAACCGGGTCGCTGGTACCACCTGACCGGTGTTCGCGACGTGCAGGCGGGCACCCTCGACCTGTACGTCGACGGAGTGAAGGCCGCGAGTCAGAACGCCTGCTCGGCACCGGAGTCCACCGGCAACACCGTGATCGGCCGCGCCGAGTACGGCGGTCAGCAGGTCGACCACCTGCGGGGTGCCGTCGACGATGCCCGCGTCTTCGACCGGGCGCTGTCGGAGTCCGAGGTAGCCGAGCTGGCCGCCACGGCCGCCGTCGGTACCGAGGAGAAGCGCTGA
- a CDS encoding response regulator transcription factor yields the protein MLIADDDALVRSGLTMMLGGGEGIEVVAQAADGLDALDAVRRLQPDVVLMDIRMPRMDGLAATEELRSSGATPAIIVLTTFDTDEHVMRALRLGANGFLLKDTPPRRIIEAVRRVAVGETMLSPAVTDRLIGHVVAGTGERAGSRTDTEDTDERRRRRLRARTALNVLTDREREVAEAIGAGRSNAEIAARLHVTVATVKAYVSRVLAKLECANRVQIAIVVHESRD from the coding sequence GTGCTGATCGCGGACGACGATGCCCTGGTCCGTTCCGGGCTCACCATGATGCTCGGTGGGGGCGAGGGCATCGAGGTGGTGGCCCAGGCCGCCGACGGACTCGATGCCCTCGACGCGGTGCGAAGGCTGCAACCCGACGTGGTGCTGATGGACATCCGGATGCCCCGAATGGATGGGCTGGCTGCGACCGAGGAGCTGCGCTCGTCCGGTGCCACCCCGGCGATCATCGTGCTCACCACCTTCGACACCGACGAACACGTGATGCGAGCCCTACGCCTGGGAGCGAACGGCTTCCTCCTCAAGGACACCCCGCCTCGCCGCATCATCGAAGCGGTCCGGCGGGTCGCGGTGGGCGAGACGATGCTGTCGCCCGCCGTCACCGACCGGTTGATCGGGCACGTCGTGGCCGGTACCGGCGAGCGAGCAGGCAGCCGGACCGACACCGAGGACACCGACGAGCGACGCAGGCGGCGTCTCCGGGCGCGAACGGCACTGAATGTGCTGACCGATCGGGAACGCGAGGTCGCCGAGGCCATCGGCGCGGGCCGCTCCAACGCGGAGATCGCGGCGCGGCTGCACGTCACCGTGGCCACCGTCAAGGCGTACGTCTCCCGGGTACTGGCGAAACTCGAGTGTGCCAACCGGGTTCAGATCGCGATCGTGGTCCACGAGTCCCGGGACTGA
- a CDS encoding sensor histidine kinase, with amino-acid sequence MTADRRSRREWLFDIRGVVFGLMLGLLLMVEAAASGTVVPTRTVEYGVFIGLGCVACLLLWWRRPAPLAIAATTMVLGLVSPFAGAAGLIALFTLAVVRRWQQATAIALVSLLLAVPLAVRYPDPELGVVGTNMLNVLLLAVVLFGGMVIRARRELVLSLRERAVRAESEADLRAERARSLERERIAREMHDVLAHRISLVSLHAGALEVRRDLSAEEVAGAAATIRASAYQAMRDLRELLGVLRAGDGDPGLRPPPSLAELGDLVAENRTAGIRVEFTDRLPDGFEPAASVQRTAYRVVQEGLTNSRRHAPGARVCILVERLGADLHVRLRSMLEERRPPTTGDDAVPVVDPAGSGTGLVGLTERVELVGGRIDHGIRRVDNADLVFDLEVWLPCSN; translated from the coding sequence GTGACCGCGGATCGCCGCAGCCGCCGGGAGTGGCTCTTCGACATCCGGGGTGTCGTCTTCGGACTGATGCTGGGCTTGCTGCTCATGGTGGAAGCGGCCGCGTCGGGCACCGTCGTACCCACTCGCACCGTGGAATACGGGGTCTTCATCGGGCTCGGCTGTGTCGCGTGTCTGTTGTTGTGGTGGCGTCGCCCAGCGCCGCTGGCGATCGCGGCCACCACGATGGTCCTCGGACTGGTCTCGCCTTTCGCGGGAGCCGCAGGCCTGATCGCCCTGTTCACCCTGGCGGTGGTGCGACGCTGGCAGCAGGCGACGGCGATCGCACTGGTCAGTCTGCTGCTCGCCGTGCCGCTCGCCGTGCGCTACCCGGACCCCGAACTGGGTGTGGTGGGCACCAACATGCTGAACGTATTGCTGTTGGCAGTGGTTCTCTTCGGCGGCATGGTGATCCGAGCCCGACGCGAGTTGGTGCTCTCCCTGCGCGAGCGTGCGGTCCGGGCCGAATCGGAGGCCGACCTGCGCGCCGAACGAGCCCGCAGCCTGGAGCGCGAGCGGATCGCGCGCGAGATGCACGATGTGCTGGCCCATCGCATCTCCCTCGTGAGTCTGCATGCCGGTGCCCTGGAGGTTCGGCGCGATCTGTCCGCCGAGGAGGTCGCCGGTGCCGCGGCCACCATCCGAGCCAGCGCGTATCAGGCGATGCGGGACCTGCGTGAGCTGCTCGGCGTGCTGCGAGCGGGAGACGGGGACCCGGGCCTGCGGCCGCCGCCGAGCCTGGCCGAACTCGGGGATCTGGTGGCGGAGAACCGGACGGCGGGGATCCGGGTCGAGTTCACGGATCGCCTTCCCGACGGATTCGAACCCGCCGCATCGGTGCAGCGCACCGCGTACCGGGTAGTGCAGGAAGGTCTGACCAACAGCAGGCGGCATGCGCCCGGCGCGAGGGTGTGCATCCTGGTGGAGCGCCTAGGGGCGGACCTGCATGTCCGGCTGCGCAGCATGCTCGAGGAGAGGCGGCCGCCGACCACCGGAGATGATGCTGTGCCCGTCGTCGACCCCGCCGGTTCGGGAACCGGGCTGGTGGGATTGACCGAGCGAGTCGAATTGGTCGGCGGTCGGATCGACCATGGCATCCGCCGTGTCGACAACGCCGACCTCGTCTTCGATCTGGAAGTCTGGCTGCCGTGCTCGAACTGA
- a CDS encoding ABC transporter substrate-binding protein, whose amino-acid sequence MARTGVRRSWRLFASVAAIGVALTGCTNTGEDDAAPPGPADGGDGQVVREGEDTGEGCTLEQYGAEPLEIEGATVGFSQSEPDTAAFRAAETASIEAAAEEAGVGELLVTNADNELPKQIADIQDLLNQGIELLIVAPVNSDGLDPALDAAKEAGVPVITIDRKVTNTHCEDYVAFLGSDFYEQGARAADAMNDATGGEAQVAILLGSSGNNVTDDRNAGFKDQVEAEYPGLEIVAEQTANFARDEGQSVAEQLLQSNPDITAIYAHNDEMGLGAVTAVQSAGLQPGTDVKIVSVDGTRNAVQGIVEGQINAVIESNPRFGPLAFETAQKFFDGEAIPEDVIIVDDQYDSSNAEANIGNAF is encoded by the coding sequence ATGGCACGCACAGGAGTTCGGCGCTCGTGGCGGTTATTCGCCTCGGTCGCGGCGATCGGGGTGGCGCTGACCGGTTGCACCAATACCGGTGAGGACGACGCGGCTCCGCCCGGCCCGGCGGACGGCGGCGACGGTCAGGTCGTCCGCGAGGGCGAGGACACCGGCGAGGGCTGCACCCTCGAGCAATACGGAGCCGAACCGCTGGAGATCGAGGGCGCGACCGTCGGGTTCTCTCAGTCCGAACCGGACACCGCAGCGTTCCGGGCCGCCGAGACGGCATCCATCGAGGCGGCGGCCGAGGAGGCGGGTGTCGGCGAGCTGCTCGTCACCAACGCCGACAACGAGCTGCCCAAGCAGATCGCCGACATCCAGGACCTGCTCAATCAGGGCATCGAGCTGCTGATCGTGGCCCCGGTCAACTCCGACGGCCTCGACCCGGCGCTGGACGCGGCCAAGGAGGCGGGCGTCCCGGTCATCACCATCGACCGCAAGGTCACCAACACCCACTGCGAGGACTACGTCGCCTTCCTCGGCTCGGACTTCTACGAGCAGGGCGCCAGAGCCGCCGACGCGATGAACGACGCAACCGGTGGCGAAGCGCAGGTCGCGATCCTGCTCGGCTCCTCCGGCAACAACGTGACCGACGACCGCAACGCCGGATTCAAGGACCAGGTCGAGGCCGAGTACCCCGGCCTGGAGATCGTCGCCGAGCAGACCGCGAACTTCGCCCGCGACGAGGGGCAGTCCGTCGCCGAGCAACTGCTGCAGTCCAACCCGGACATCACCGCGATCTACGCCCACAACGACGAGATGGGCCTCGGCGCGGTCACCGCAGTCCAGTCCGCCGGTCTGCAGCCGGGCACCGACGTCAAGATCGTCTCGGTCGACGGCACCCGCAACGCGGTGCAGGGCATCGTCGAAGGCCAGATCAACGCGGTGATCGAGTCCAACCCGCGATTCGGCCCGTTGGCCTTCGAGACCGCGCAGAAGTTCTTCGACGGCGAGGCGATCCCCGAGGACGTGATCATCGTCGACGACCAGTACGACAGCTCCAACGCCGAGGCCAACATCGGTAACGCCTTCTAA
- a CDS encoding DeoR/GlpR family DNA-binding transcription regulator: MLAAERQAHILEEVQRRGAVRVSELSQLLNVSDMTIRRDLDLLAAHHRLDKVHGGATVRRAPSTEEPGFEAKWVRQTSEKKAIAAEAASLVSPGSAIGLSAGTTTWTLAQLLWDIPDLTVVTNSMRIAGVLHGSGPTTPNVVLTGGVRTPSDALVGPVAVSTLQMLHLDVVFLGVHGMDSQAGFTTPNLLEADTDRALIAAGRRLVVLADHTKWGTVGISTIARLDQADVLITDDQLPNPAEQFLRESVGELRVTTAPTELEETED; the protein is encoded by the coding sequence GTGCTCGCAGCCGAGAGGCAGGCACACATTCTCGAAGAGGTCCAACGGCGTGGCGCGGTGCGAGTCAGCGAGCTGTCACAGCTGCTCAACGTCTCCGACATGACCATCCGGCGCGACCTCGACCTACTCGCCGCCCATCACCGGCTGGACAAGGTGCACGGCGGTGCGACGGTCCGGCGTGCGCCCAGCACGGAGGAACCCGGCTTCGAGGCCAAATGGGTCCGCCAGACCTCGGAGAAGAAGGCGATCGCCGCCGAGGCCGCCAGCCTGGTCAGCCCGGGATCGGCCATCGGGCTCTCCGCCGGGACCACCACCTGGACGTTGGCCCAGCTGCTCTGGGACATCCCGGACCTCACCGTGGTGACGAACTCGATGCGGATCGCGGGTGTGCTGCACGGATCCGGGCCCACCACGCCCAACGTCGTGCTGACCGGCGGCGTTCGCACGCCCTCGGATGCGCTCGTGGGGCCGGTCGCGGTGTCGACCCTGCAGATGCTGCATCTGGATGTCGTGTTCCTCGGTGTCCACGGGATGGACTCCCAGGCCGGCTTCACCACGCCCAATCTGTTGGAGGCCGACACCGACCGGGCACTGATCGCGGCGGGTAGGCGGCTGGTCGTACTGGCCGATCACACCAAATGGGGCACCGTCGGAATCAGCACCATCGCCCGATTGGACCAAGCCGACGTGCTGATCACCGACGATCAACTGCCCAATCCGGCCGAGCAGTTCCTGCGCGAGTCGGTCGGCGAGTTGCGGGTGACCACGGCACCGACCGAGTTGGAGGAGACCGAGGACTAG
- a CDS encoding glycoside hydrolase family 16 protein, with protein sequence MRIRVGLLALVLAIPLTGAAAGPPVADAAWEHVVSGSFGDYATLESEWDYGYPWGSDHNGSARMYGSPTDHNHVWLDNGVLNLKATRIDWDEGNSSADPFLPIRYHSGAVHAKDHIVVNDRYPSYEVRGEFQAPSTRGTWPAFWLTGVNSWPPESDILEYKGDARNWFNTFRSPSDVSSTIVGVSSPGDWHEYRAWITKVNATDVDIHYYLDGQWVAQHRAAGFVNQPLWVIINLQMEGSSGSPGPTTDTHYRARDVYIGRSAA encoded by the coding sequence ATGCGTATCAGAGTCGGGCTGCTCGCGCTGGTCCTGGCTATCCCGCTGACCGGCGCGGCCGCCGGTCCACCGGTCGCCGACGCCGCGTGGGAACACGTGGTGAGCGGGTCCTTCGGCGACTACGCCACGTTGGAATCGGAGTGGGACTACGGGTATCCGTGGGGCTCCGACCACAATGGTTCCGCCCGCATGTACGGCAGCCCCACCGACCACAACCACGTGTGGCTGGACAACGGCGTGCTGAACCTGAAGGCCACCCGTATCGACTGGGACGAGGGCAACAGCAGCGCCGATCCGTTCCTGCCGATCCGCTATCACTCCGGTGCGGTCCACGCCAAGGACCACATCGTCGTCAACGATCGGTACCCGTCCTACGAGGTGCGTGGCGAGTTCCAGGCACCCTCGACCCGGGGTACCTGGCCCGCGTTCTGGCTGACCGGCGTCAACAGCTGGCCACCGGAAAGCGACATCCTGGAGTACAAGGGCGATGCCAGGAACTGGTTCAACACCTTCCGGAGCCCCTCGGATGTCTCCAGCACCATCGTCGGAGTCTCCTCGCCCGGCGACTGGCACGAGTACCGGGCGTGGATCACCAAGGTCAACGCCACCGACGTCGATATCCACTACTACCTCGATGGACAGTGGGTCGCCCAGCACCGCGCGGCAGGCTTCGTGAACCAGCCGCTCTGGGTGATCATCAACCTCCAGATGGAGGGATCCTCGGGCTCGCCGGGACCGACGACGGACACGCACTACCGCGCCCGGGACGTCTACATCGGGCGTAGCGCCGCCTGA
- a CDS encoding YqeB family protein produces the protein MPPTDPAMPGHDRGSVPTVLGLAPGISRLLFFGGPALGLILGSQLPNLLDWATAQRWLPLPGPLTLLAELEGPWPVIGCASACALGAVAIAFIAVHESLRLRISADEIHLEREGRGRTVGRSEVDSVFLDGKHLVVLDHESRQVIREPYDEHPATLARTFRAHGYPWRDEDPHAALFRRWVRDTPELSSAVNAVLAAREIVLEKKAGRDADELRVESARLGVVVRDDGVRQYWRPLVHS, from the coding sequence ATGCCCCCCACAGACCCCGCCATGCCCGGCCACGATCGAGGCTCGGTGCCGACCGTACTGGGGTTGGCACCTGGGATCTCTCGGCTGCTCTTCTTCGGCGGACCGGCCCTGGGATTGATCCTGGGCTCCCAGCTGCCCAACTTGCTCGACTGGGCCACCGCGCAGCGTTGGCTACCACTGCCGGGGCCGCTCACCCTCCTTGCGGAGCTCGAGGGCCCCTGGCCTGTCATCGGCTGCGCGTCGGCCTGCGCGCTCGGCGCCGTGGCCATCGCGTTCATCGCCGTCCATGAATCGCTACGCCTGCGTATCAGCGCCGACGAGATCCACCTCGAGCGGGAGGGACGGGGTCGCACCGTCGGCCGGTCCGAGGTGGATTCGGTGTTCCTCGATGGGAAACACCTGGTGGTCCTCGACCACGAATCGCGCCAGGTGATCCGCGAGCCGTACGACGAGCATCCCGCCACACTGGCTCGGACATTCCGTGCCCACGGTTATCCGTGGCGAGACGAGGACCCGCACGCCGCATTGTTCCGCCGTTGGGTTCGAGACACCCCGGAGCTGTCCTCGGCCGTCAACGCCGTGCTCGCCGCGAGGGAGATCGTGCTGGAGAAGAAGGCAGGCCGCGACGCCGACGAACTGCGCGTCGAGTCGGCTCGACTCGGTGTCGTGGTCCGAGATGACGGTGTCCGGCAGTATTGGCGGCCGTTGGTGCACTCGTGA